Part of the Thermonema lapsum genome is shown below.
ACAACTTCGAACTGGACGAAGCTCTGGAGCGCGAAATGCTGCACATGGACGACATCTTGGCTGAGTGTATTGAGTGGGGCATACAAGACAGCAGCATCAAAAAAGGAATAGACCCGCAGGTAGTGTCGAAGTGTCTGTGGGCTATGGCAAATGGCATCATGCAGCTGGTCTATCACAAAAGCTCTTTGTTGCAGAAATACCTCAGCATTGAGCGTGAGCGCATCATGAATACCTTTTTCATGTTGCTCGAAGAGAGCCTTTCGACCGAGGGCTATTTGAAAAAAAGTCAAAATCTGAACGCATCTGATTCTTAACCATCCAAATAACCTTCACTAACTATAACTTCTATGGCACGAGTTCTTGTTTTAGGAAGTGGCGGCAGAGAGCACGCCTTCGTATATAAAATAGCACAAAGCCCGCTTTGCGAGGCTTTGTTTGTTGCGCCGGGCAATGCTGGCACTGCCCGGCATGCTCAAAATGTGAACATAGACCCCATGGACTTTGAGGCGGTTGCCCGCTTTTGCCAAGAAAAAAGCATTGATTTGCTGGTGCCCGGTCCAGAAGCTCCTTTGGTGGCAGGCATCCGCGATGTGCTGGAAGCCCAACCGCAACTCAAAGGACTGAAAATAGTGGGACCTTCACAGAAAGCTGCCCGTTTGGAAGGTAGCAAAGACTTCGCCAAGCAGTTTATGCAGCGCTATGGCATTCCCACCGCCCGCTATCGCACCTTCGAAGCAGGGCAGCTGCAGCAAGCGCTCGACTATTTGCAGCAACATCCTTTGCCTGTGGTCTTGAAAGCCGACGGGCTGGCAGCAGGCAAAGGGGTGCTTATATGCGAAAGCCACGAACAGGCAGTTGAAGAGATGAAAGCCATGCTTTCGGGCAAATTTGGCGAAGCAAGTCGCAAGGTAGTCGTAGAAGAGTTTTTGCAAGGCATAGAAGTGTCGGTGTTTGTGCTTACCGACGGCAAAGACTATCTCGTGTTGCCCGAAGCTAAAGACTATAAGCGCATAGGCGAGGGCGATACCGGCTTGAATACCGGAGGGATGGGGGCAGTGTCGCCGGTACCTTTTGTTAATAAAGACTTCATCGGCAAGGTAGAAGAGCGTATCATACGCCCTACCCTGCAAGGTTTACAACAAGAGCAAGCCCCTTACTGCGGCTTCATTTTTCTTGGTTTAATGAACGTCAATGGCGACCCTTATGTGATTGAGTACAATGTGCGCATGGGCGACCCCGAAACGCAAGCCGTTTTTGCGCGCATCGAGTCGGACCTACTGGAGCTGCTTGACGCCACGGCTGCTGGCACCCTCAAGCATCAAAGCCTGCAAATCAGCCCTTACACCGCGGTAACTGTGGTGCTTGCATCGCAGGGCTATCCTCAAACCTATGAAAAAGACAAAGTCATCGAAGGCTTCGACGAAGTGGAAGAAGCTATCATTTTTCATGCAGGCACCCGCCAAGACGGCAAAGGACAAATACTGACTGCAGGCGGGCGTGTGTTGGCAGTAACCTCTCTGGCAGAGACCCTGCCGCAGGCACGTCAGTTGGCGATGAAAGCAGCCGCAACCATCCGCTTCAGTAACAAGTATTATCGTCGCGACATAGGCTTGGACTTGGAGCGCTACGAGCAAGAAGCAGAGGCTTCGCGGCAAAACTAAAACCGTATTTACCTTGTTGGAGGTAAGTACTTAACCCTTTAAAAACCGTAGAATGACTATGGCTTGTACGAACTGTGGTACCGCCAAACCCGCAGGCTGCCGGAGCAATGGCGGCTGCGCCACCGGCGGATGCAATAAAATGAATGTATTTGATTGGCTCAGCCATCTGGATATTCCCCCCGACGAACCATTCGACGTCGTGGAAGTACGCTTCAAAAACGGAAAAAAAGAGTTTTTCCGTAATTCCGAAGGCTTTGCTTTGGAAACCGGCGACCCGGTGGTCGTAGAGATGCCCACTGGCTACCATATCGGTTACGTATCGTTGCGGGGCGAATTGGTGCGTCTGCAGATGCGCAAACAACGACTGGCAGAAGATGCCGAACTGCCCCGCATCCTGCGCCTGCCTACTGAGGCAGATATGCAGAAATTCCAAGAAGCCAAAAACAGGGAAATGCCCACGCTCTTTCGCACTCGTGAGATTATACGCGAATTGGGCATGCAAATGAAACTCAACGACGTAGAGTATCAGGCAGACCAAACCAAAGCTACTTTCTACTATACCGCTGACGGGCGTGTGGACTTTCGCGAGCTGATTAAAATCTTGGCTTCGGAGTTCAAAATACGTGTAGAGATGCGGCAAATAAGCTTGCGTCAGGAAGCTGCCCGTTTGGGGGGGATTGGAGTCTGTGGGCGCGAGCTCTGTTGCTCTACTTGGCTCTCCGACTTCAAGAGCGTAGCCACTTCGGCGGCGCGCTATCAGAACCTGTCGCTCAATCCCGCCAAGTTGTCGGGGCAATGCGGGCGCCTGAAGTGCTGTCTCAACTATGAGTTAGACACCTACGTAGAAGCCCTCAAAGACATCCCTGAGGTGGAAGTGCTCAAAACAGCCAAAGGCGATGCTTACCTGCGTAAAACCGATATCTTCAAGAAAATACTTTGGTTTTCCTACGAGAACGAGAGCACTTGGTATCCTCTGAGCGTAGAGCGTGTGCGTGAAATCATGAAAATGAACGAGGTAGGGCAGATGCCTGAACTCCTGCAGGAAACAACTTTGCTCGACGACGACGAGGCTATAGAAAACGACATCAGCACAGACCTTGAGCGCATAGAAGAGCACATGAAAGAGAGCGAAGATGCCAAGCCTAAAAAGAAACGCCGCAAAAAGAGCAAGAACCGCAAGAAACAACAAGAAGGAAATGGCAAAAATACTGCTCATGACCAAGCTCAAAAAAGCGAAGCAAGCAATGATGAAAACGCTTCATCCGGCAGAAAAAAACGTAACCACCAACGACGGAACAACAACCGTCGGCATGATAAATCATAAATCTTTGCCTATGAAGATTGCTAAATCTTTGCTCTTTTGCTTGTTGGGCTTTTTTCTGTTCTCTGCTTGCAGCGACGACCGCCTCGTTTATGAAAAAATCTACTCTCTGCCCGGCGGTAAGTGGTATGCCGATTCCGTGCTGCGCTTTGAATTGCCCGTAGCACAAGCCGGCAAATACGACTTGTACTACCACATACGCAATACTCTGGACTACCCCTATTACAACATGTATGTGCAATACAGCATTGTGGACAGTGCCGGTAAGGTACTTGCCAAAAACTTGCAGCATATTGTATTGATGGACCCCAAAACGGGCGAGCCTTATGGTACCAATCTGGGCGACATCTTCGAGCATGAGCTCATTGCCTTGCCAGCATACGAATTCCCTGCGCCCGGCAAGTATGTCTATCTCATACAGCAATACATGCGCGAAGACCCTTTGCCTGAAGTGCTTAGTTTCGGCGTAAAGTTGCGTCGCTATGAAGACGATGCCCCGGCAGCGAAGCCCTAAAACAGCTTGCCAAACGCTTTTTCTGTTTCTTTGGGAAAGCTTCAACAGGCGCTTTCTTCACAAAAAGCGCCTGTTGCTATTCTGTAAAGCGTTTCTCTGTATCATTTCGAGTGATTGCAAGCGTCAATGGAAGACTTCTTTGCTTCTTGTAATATGGTTTGATTGAGCGCTCCCACTCGCTTCGCTTGTAGATGACAAGCTACCTTTGATGTATCTGTTTTCGTTTGAGTTTTGGGATAAGAAAACCCCAATCTGCTACCGTATGAGTGTAAGCACTCCTTGAAAATGGTAGGTTCTGCCCAAATAGTCTTCGGCTGTGGCATGGTACAGATAACTGCCCGGAGGGGCTTGGGCGCCGTCCCATCCTTGTTCTATGTTGCTACTTTCAAAAAGCAGGCTGCCCTTGCTGTCGTAGATTTGCAGGCGGTAGCGGCGCACAAATGCTCCTTTGGGATGGAATGTGTCGTTTAAACCGTCTCCATTCGGCGTGAAGGCAGTAGGGAAATGCAGCTGCAGGGGGCGTTCAATGCGCTGGCGGTTTGAACGGCTGACAAAGCCGCTCGGCAGAACGCTTTCTATATGCACATACAACAACTGCTGTTGGGTGTCGGCGGGCGAGAAGTCGCTTTGTAAGACACTACCTGCCGCGAAGCGTTCCAATACATTGCCCGCTTCATCGCTGACTACTATTTCGTAAGTCTGACTTATGACCGTGTCGTTGCGGCGGTAGGGGCGCCACGACAAACGGTAGGCGTTTTGCCCCTGTGGGTTCACCTCAAGCCATAAGGGGCAGATGTAATCGCTGAGCGCAATGGTGCCGCAGTCGCTGTTTTTTCTTAGTTGCCAACATACGGCTGCTGTCAAGGGGGCTTGGCTCGTGAACGTGCCACTGTTGGGCAGGTTGTTTGTGGCTTGACCATTTTGCCACAACTCCAATTCTTGCAGTTCAGCGTAAACGCTTTCGTCGTTGCGCCAATTTGCCTGCAGGCGGTTGTCGTTTGTGAACGAAAGCTGCAAATTGCGCACTTTCACAGGTAGCTGGGTAAGAGGCGGGCTGTAAGTGGCAGAGACAAAAGAGACCGACTCTCCACAGGCATTGCGTACTGTAAGCCGGAAGCGCAGGCTTTGCGTGAGCGTATTGCCTTGCCACACGTATTCTACCGAAGTGGCGGTGCTGTTTTCGATATGCAAGACAGGCTCATAAGCGCCGTTGTTGCGCGATACTTCCAAATCGTATTGCCAATCGGCATGCAGACCTTGCCAAGAAAGCAGCACTTGCCCCTTACAAACGGACAAGGGGCTTTGTACTTGCATCTGAAAGTTGAAATTCAGATTGCTGATGTCTTCGTAGATGCTAAGCGTAAAAGTAGTGTCTTTGCCGCAGTTCTGCCCGTCGGTGCGATTGAGGATGTACTCGCCACGCACAATGGGCGTGTAGTTGCCGGCTGTGGCATAGACATGAGTAAGGCTACTACCGGGCAGCAGCATTTGCAGGGGGCTGCCGTCGCCCCAATTCACCACATACTGCTCATAGGGGGTAGCGGCTGCCGTTATGCGCAGGCGCCTGCCGTTGCAACGCTCCATGCGTATTGGCGGCACGGGTACTGCCAGTACTTCCACGTAATTGCTTTTGGTGAGGCTGTCGCCGATAAAACCTCCATTGCTGTCGGGGAAATTACCATACTGCGTGATGCTATAGATGCCCGGCGTGGTGTAGGTAAACGTATTGGATGGCGTGCGTACACCCCCTTCCTGAAATCGATAGGCTATGTTTTGCCCACCGCCGGTGCAGTCAATCAACTCAATGCTGAAAGGCGCGCATGCCCGTATGCGTGTAGCACCTGCCGGGTAGTCTTTGGCATAAAAACAAGGGCTTTGGGCTTGTGCCGACTTGCTTTCCCATACGCTTGTCCATAGCCCTATAGCACAAAAAAGAAGGCAATGCCTTAAACGAAATAAAGAAACAAAAGACTGCATATTGAATTCCATCGCTTGTATATCCGCTTCGTATTGTACAAGGTAATACGTTGAAACAGCCAAGCGGTGTTGCCTTTTTTAGGGATAGGCAGCGTTGCTTTCTTAAAATTCGCTTATTTTTGTTTTTTAAAAAGATGCAGAATACAAAAAGCAAAACCATATGTCGAAGAAGCAGCAACCATTGACTTTGGAAGAAGCCAACTTGCAGAAAATTGTATCGCATGCCAAGGAGTACGGTTTCGTTTTTCCTTCCAGCGAAATTTACGACGGCTTGCAGGCAGTTTATGACTACGGACCCAACGGCGTAGAACTCAAAAACAATCTCAAGCTGCTGTGGTGGAAAGCCATGACCCAACTGCACGAAAACGTAGTGGGCTTGGATGCTGCTATTTTCATGCACCCTACCACTTGGAAAGCTTCCGGGCACGTGGACAGCTTCAACGACCCCCTCATAGATAACAAAGACTCCAAGAAGCGCTACCGTGTGGACCACCTCATAGAAGCCAAAGCTGAAGAATATCGCCAAGCAGGCGATGACGCCCGGGCACAAGCCCTGCTCGACAAGATGAACGAACTGCTTAACCGCGAAGATTTCGAGGGGCTGCGGCAGCTCATCATTGATGAAAACATCGTCTGTCCTGTGTCGGGCACTGCCAACTGGACCGAAGTGCGGCAGTTCAACCTTATGTTTTCTACCAAAGCCGGCGCCGTAGCCGACGACAGCATGACCATCTACTTGCGCCCCGAAACCGCCCAGGGTATCTTCGTCAACTTTTTGAATGTGCAAAAAACAGGGCGAGGCACCAGCATGAAAATACCTTTCGGCATTGCGCAAATAGGCAAAGCTTTCCGCAACGAAATCGTGGCACGTCAGTTTATTTTCCGCATGCGCGAGTTCGAGCAGATGGAAATGCAGTTTTTTGTGCGTCCCGGTGAAGAAATGCAGTGGTACGAATACTGGAAACAAAAACGCTATGACTTTTTGCGTGCCGTTGGCTTGCCAGAAAACAAGCTGCGTTTTCACGAACACGAAAAGCTGGCACACTATGCCAATGCCGCTCTCGATATTGAATACGAGTTTCCCTTTGGCTTTAAAGAACTGGAGGGCATCCATTCGCGCACGGATTTCGACTTGCGCAACCACGAACAATACTCAAAGAAAAAACTGCGCTATTTTGATGATGAAATAAAGGAAAGCTATATCCCCTATGTGATTGAGACCTCTATTGGTGCAGACCGCTTTTTCTTGGCTGTTTTATGCAATGCCTATACCGAAGATGTGGGGATAGACGCCAAAGGCAACGAGAAGAAACGTGTGTACCTGAAGTTCCACCCTGCCATTGCCCCAATCAAGGCAGCCGTATTTCCCTTGGTGCGCAAAGACGGCTTGCCCGAAAAAGCACGCGAGGTGTTCAACCTGCTGCGCTACGATTTCAATACCATCTATGAAGAGCGGGGGGCTATAGGCAAAAACTACACCCGTCAAGACATGATAGGTACGCCCTTCTGCATTACCATAGATTACCAAACCATGGAAGACAACACCGTAACACTGCGCCATCGCGACACTACAGAACAAGAGCGCGTGCCTATTGCTGAGCTGCCCCGCATCATAGGCGAGGCGGTCTCGTTGCGTTCTATCTTGTCGAAGCTGTAATAAATGCTTGCAATGCTTTGTGTAAGCACCGGCTCAAAACTTTGCTTTTGAGCCGATTGTGTTTCTTATGAAGAAAAAATTTGGCAATAATTTGCACAAAACAAAAGCTTGCCTTAGTTTTGCTTCCACGTTAAGGAAAGCGGGTTCTTAGCTCAGTTGGTTCAGAGCACCTGCCTTACAAGCAGGGGGTCGCAGGTTCGAATCCTGCAGAACCCACCATCGTGAAGCGACACTTGACCAAGTGTCGCTTTTTTTTTGAAAAAGCTTGTGTTGTCTTCTTTAGTGTGCATTCGACGTTTTTTGCACAGCAGTTTCTCAAACAAGTGAATTGCCGTCAATTGGAAGCCAACGCTCTAAACGTATCAATGAGCTCTTTAGTTTGTGTTGAAAACTCGGTTCATAGCTTTCACTAAGTCTGCCTCGTAGCTCGTTGACCAAAAATTAAAAGTGCTTTCATAAGCATCTCCTTGCCTGCTTTATGTTAAAATAATTGGGTACCTCATTGCAATAAGTAGTCTGGTCATATAAGCTCACTTTTCCATCAACAAGTTGTCTATACCACTTGGGTGTTTTCTCAATTTTCAAGTAAAAATAATCTGTATAATTTTGAGGAATTAAATTTGTATCGGCTTCAAATAGGCGAACTTTGATTGCGTTTTCAACAGCTGTAAAAGTGCAGTCGTTTTCCGTCTTGACCGTAACTTTGCCATTTTGACTAAATTTTACGGCACCTTTAATTTCACCACCATCTTCTAAAAAAACTACACCATCATATACTTTGTTTATTTTTTTGTTTTTATTGGCAATAAGCATGTAACTAGCACCTGGGGAGTAAAATGGGGGACGTCCAAATTGAGCATTCACAGCGTGTACAAGCACAAGCAGAAAAAGACTTAAAATAAACGTTTTCATTGCATTGGATTTTTTGAGTGAAACCAAAAAAATTTTTTGCCCCATATAAAATACGCAGAAATTAACTAAAAATACAGAATAATCTTTACCAATTTAGCCTGCGAGTATGCCATGACAAAAAAGGCTCGGTGGGGTGCTACATAAAAAGTGTGGCATATTCCGGATGTGCTTCAGCATAGGCAAAAATTAAAAAAATTAAATTTAGCTCCCAAGAAGAGCGGAACTTTTACTACAAAACTTGATTCAAAGAACCGCACTTTCTGCTACCGCAAAACCATCTTTGAAATACGAAGCCTCGCCTTTTAAGCAGCTACCAATGTTTTTTGCTTTATTTCTATTTATTGTTTGATGCGTAGTATTTTTAAGAAATAAAAAATGACAAGCCTGTAGAAATCGTAGAAAGCCTTGAAGGGGCACAAATAGGCTCAAAAGGGAAATGCTGATAAAGAGAAAGGGCAGAGGGGCGGTGTTGAAGAAGAGTAAATGAAAGTGAGAAGACAAAGCATTAAGAAACGGCTGTCGTTGCTAAAAAGAGAACAAGAGGTGCTCTCTTTACCAGAAAGCACCTCTTGTTATTGAAGGCAACGCCAATGTTAGTCGCGCAATTCTTTGATACGGGCAGCTTTGCCTTTTCTGTTGCGCATGTAGTAGATGCGAGCACGGCGTACGCGTCCGCGGCGTACCAGCTCTATCTTTTCAATAGAAGGCGACAAAAGGGGAAAAATACGCTCTACGGCAATGCCCCCAGATATTTTTCTTACAGTAAAGGTTTCACCGTTGGTGTTGGGGTGGCGGCGCTGAATGACTACGCCCTCATATACCTGAATGCGCTCTTTGTTACCTTCTACAATTTTCACATGTACGCGTACGGTGTCACCGGCTTTGAAGTCGGGCATTTCGGCACGGCGCTGAGCGTATTCCGATTCTACGAATTTTATCAAATCTTCCATGACTCACTTATGTTCTAAGGTGATTGATGATTGCTTTCTCCTTTAACGGACTGCAAATATAAACAAATTTTGAATATTGCTATCTTTGAAGCCAATTTATTTTTTATGAATATGTTACGAAAACTACTGATAGTGGTGTTGCTTATAGCCGGAGTGGTAACTGCCGCTTACTTGGGCATGGGCGGACATTTGCCGCCGGAAATCCGCCGGGTATCCCTGCCGAAACATTACTTTTTGTATCGTCTGTATGAAGGAAGAGTGCCTTCCGACAGTCTGAAAGCGCTTCGCCGGCAGGTGCAAGCCGACTGGCAGGGGTACCATATATCGGCATGGGCAGCGGCATATCCCTACGAACCCGAGCCGGGCAAGCCTTTGCCTGTGCGTATAGGGATATTGACCGACAGCCTACCCCCTAAGTTGCCTGTTGGTTATGATGTTGAAGCTATCGAAGGCGACCGAATAGAGTTACGCGTGCTTGCCCATCCGCTTTGGGCACCCCGTCCTTATGAGCTGCACCGGGCGGCGCAAGAATGGGCACAGGCAAACCAGTTGATTTTAAGCGAGGAATTTATAGAGCTGCTGACCTTGCCCGAAGAAAAAATTGTTATCTTATATGAAATCAAACGCTAAGCACTATGTCTTTTATGCGATTGCTTACCTGTTGGCTACTGTTGTTTTTTGTGGGGGAAATTGTGCATGCCCAAACGCCGGTGGAGAGGCTGGAAAAGGAAAAATTCTTTTTGGCGCTCGACAAGCCCGGCATGGTGAAACGGATACGCTACTATGTAGGTGATGAAATCGCTTTTTACATGGGCGGCGACCGCTGGAATGCAGAGATTTTGGGTATCAAGAACGATACCATTATTGTAACGGA
Proteins encoded:
- the purD gene encoding phosphoribosylamine--glycine ligase produces the protein MARVLVLGSGGREHAFVYKIAQSPLCEALFVAPGNAGTARHAQNVNIDPMDFEAVARFCQEKSIDLLVPGPEAPLVAGIRDVLEAQPQLKGLKIVGPSQKAARLEGSKDFAKQFMQRYGIPTARYRTFEAGQLQQALDYLQQHPLPVVLKADGLAAGKGVLICESHEQAVEEMKAMLSGKFGEASRKVVVEEFLQGIEVSVFVLTDGKDYLVLPEAKDYKRIGEGDTGLNTGGMGAVSPVPFVNKDFIGKVEERIIRPTLQGLQQEQAPYCGFIFLGLMNVNGDPYVIEYNVRMGDPETQAVFARIESDLLELLDATAAGTLKHQSLQISPYTAVTVVLASQGYPQTYEKDKVIEGFDEVEEAIIFHAGTRQDGKGQILTAGGRVLAVTSLAETLPQARQLAMKAAATIRFSNKYYRRDIGLDLERYEQEAEASRQN
- a CDS encoding PSP1 domain-containing protein, with the protein product MACTNCGTAKPAGCRSNGGCATGGCNKMNVFDWLSHLDIPPDEPFDVVEVRFKNGKKEFFRNSEGFALETGDPVVVEMPTGYHIGYVSLRGELVRLQMRKQRLAEDAELPRILRLPTEADMQKFQEAKNREMPTLFRTREIIRELGMQMKLNDVEYQADQTKATFYYTADGRVDFRELIKILASEFKIRVEMRQISLRQEAARLGGIGVCGRELCCSTWLSDFKSVATSAARYQNLSLNPAKLSGQCGRLKCCLNYELDTYVEALKDIPEVEVLKTAKGDAYLRKTDIFKKILWFSYENESTWYPLSVERVREIMKMNEVGQMPELLQETTLLDDDEAIENDISTDLERIEEHMKESEDAKPKKKRRKKSKNRKKQQEGNGKNTAHDQAQKSEASNDENASSGRKKRNHQRRNNNRRHDKS
- a CDS encoding gliding motility lipoprotein GldH; the protein is MMKTLHPAEKNVTTNDGTTTVGMINHKSLPMKIAKSLLFCLLGFFLFSACSDDRLVYEKIYSLPGGKWYADSVLRFELPVAQAGKYDLYYHIRNTLDYPYYNMYVQYSIVDSAGKVLAKNLQHIVLMDPKTGEPYGTNLGDIFEHELIALPAYEFPAPGKYVYLIQQYMREDPLPEVLSFGVKLRRYEDDAPAAKP
- a CDS encoding T9SS type B sorting domain-containing protein, which gives rise to MAVSTYYLVQYEADIQAMEFNMQSFVSLFRLRHCLLFCAIGLWTSVWESKSAQAQSPCFYAKDYPAGATRIRACAPFSIELIDCTGGGQNIAYRFQEGGVRTPSNTFTYTTPGIYSITQYGNFPDSNGGFIGDSLTKSNYVEVLAVPVPPIRMERCNGRRLRITAAATPYEQYVVNWGDGSPLQMLLPGSSLTHVYATAGNYTPIVRGEYILNRTDGQNCGKDTTFTLSIYEDISNLNFNFQMQVQSPLSVCKGQVLLSWQGLHADWQYDLEVSRNNGAYEPVLHIENSTATSVEYVWQGNTLTQSLRFRLTVRNACGESVSFVSATYSPPLTQLPVKVRNLQLSFTNDNRLQANWRNDESVYAELQELELWQNGQATNNLPNSGTFTSQAPLTAAVCWQLRKNSDCGTIALSDYICPLWLEVNPQGQNAYRLSWRPYRRNDTVISQTYEIVVSDEAGNVLERFAAGSVLQSDFSPADTQQQLLYVHIESVLPSGFVSRSNRQRIERPLQLHFPTAFTPNGDGLNDTFHPKGAFVRRYRLQIYDSKGSLLFESSNIEQGWDGAQAPPGSYLYHATAEDYLGRTYHFQGVLTLIR
- a CDS encoding glycine--tRNA ligase translates to MSKKQQPLTLEEANLQKIVSHAKEYGFVFPSSEIYDGLQAVYDYGPNGVELKNNLKLLWWKAMTQLHENVVGLDAAIFMHPTTWKASGHVDSFNDPLIDNKDSKKRYRVDHLIEAKAEEYRQAGDDARAQALLDKMNELLNREDFEGLRQLIIDENIVCPVSGTANWTEVRQFNLMFSTKAGAVADDSMTIYLRPETAQGIFVNFLNVQKTGRGTSMKIPFGIAQIGKAFRNEIVARQFIFRMREFEQMEMQFFVRPGEEMQWYEYWKQKRYDFLRAVGLPENKLRFHEHEKLAHYANAALDIEYEFPFGFKELEGIHSRTDFDLRNHEQYSKKKLRYFDDEIKESYIPYVIETSIGADRFFLAVLCNAYTEDVGIDAKGNEKKRVYLKFHPAIAPIKAAVFPLVRKDGLPEKAREVFNLLRYDFNTIYEERGAIGKNYTRQDMIGTPFCITIDYQTMEDNTVTLRHRDTTEQERVPIAELPRIIGEAVSLRSILSKL
- the rplS gene encoding 50S ribosomal protein L19; amino-acid sequence: MEDLIKFVESEYAQRRAEMPDFKAGDTVRVHVKIVEGNKERIQVYEGVVIQRRHPNTNGETFTVRKISGGIAVERIFPLLSPSIEKIELVRRGRVRRARIYYMRNRKGKAARIKELRD